Proteins encoded within one genomic window of Tenrec ecaudatus isolate mTenEca1 unplaced genomic scaffold, mTenEca1.hap1 Scaffold_316, whole genome shotgun sequence:
- the LOC142436473 gene encoding translationally-controlled tumor protein-like: MIIYRDLNSRDELFSDVYKIWEITGGLCLEVEGTMVRRAQGHIYDALIGGNASAEGPEGDGPEHKVVTDVDIVMNHHLQETSFTKEAYKRYIKDYMKSLKGKLEERKPERMKPFMTGAAE, from the coding sequence ATGATCATCTACCGGGACCTCAACAGCCGAGATGAGCTGTTCTCTGACGTGTACAAGATCTGGGAGATCACGGgcgggctgtgtctggaagtggagggCACCATGGTCCGCAGGGCCCAAGGCCACATCTATGACGCGCTCATCGGCGGCAACGCGTCCGCCGAAGGCCCCGAGGGCGACGGGCCCGAGCACAAGGTGGTCACCGACGTGGACATCgtcatgaaccatcacttgcaggaGACCAGCTTCACCAAGGAGGCCTACAAGAGGtacatcaaggactacatgaaatccCTCAAAGGCAAGCTGGAGGAGCGGAAGCCGGAACGCATGAAGCCCTTTATGACCGGGGCTGCCGAGTAG